One region of Thunnus albacares chromosome 20, fThuAlb1.1, whole genome shotgun sequence genomic DNA includes:
- the si:dkey-21c1.1 gene encoding protein FAM104A, which translates to MLTDNRKRHRSCDSEEDQQLSPQAKRSGGGPSLLVSDLDSESSSSDSSNGISSPERAIVATTRPCIHSQNNCISQSSLSPKPEDSASSLQHGFHGDGSSVSYDYINRVLREAHFSSLQTRGRPGST; encoded by the exons ATGCTGACTGACAACAG GAAGCGTCACCGTAGCTGTGACAGTGAGGAGGACCAGCAGCTGAGTCCTCAGGCCAAGAGGTCAGGAGGGGGTCCCAGCCTGCTTGTGTCAGATTTGGACTCAGAG TCTtccagcagtgacagcagtaatGGGATCAGCAGTCCAGAGAGAGCAATAGTGGCCACCACCAGGCCATGCATACACAGCCAGAACAACTGCATCTCCCAGTCCTCACTCAGCCCAAAGCCTGAAGACTCTGCCAGCTCCTTGCAGCACGGTTTCCATGGAGACGGCAGCAGTGTCTCCTATGACTACATCAACAGAGTCCTGAGGGAGGCGCACTTCAGCAGTCTGCAGACCAGAGGACGTCCGGGCTCGACATGA